In Actinomycetota bacterium, one genomic interval encodes:
- the rpmC gene encoding 50S ribosomal protein L29, whose amino-acid sequence MNPNELRQLSDIELDGKLAEAKEELFNLRFQLVTGQLDNPMRIKQMRKEVARILTVVRERELMALEGTGTEEA is encoded by the coding sequence ATGAATCCGAACGAACTGCGACAGCTTTCGGACATCGAGCTCGACGGGAAGCTCGCCGAGGCGAAGGAAGAGTTGTTCAACCTTCGCTTTCAGTTAGTGACCGGTCAGCTGGACAACCCGATGCGGATCAAGCAGATGCGCAAGGAAGTTGCCCGGATTCTCACCGTCGTGCGCGAGCGTGAGCTCATGGCGCTCGAAGGTACCGGGACGGAGGAGGCATGA
- the rplN gene encoding 50S ribosomal protein L14: MIQQESRLKVADNTGAREILCIRVLGGSGRRYARIGDIIVATVKDALPGAPVKKGEVVKAVVVRTKKERRRPDGSYIRFDENAAVLINDQMNPRGTRIFGPVARELRDKRFMKIISLAPEVL; encoded by the coding sequence ATGATCCAGCAAGAGAGCCGGTTGAAGGTTGCCGACAACACCGGCGCGCGGGAGATCCTGTGTATCCGTGTGCTGGGTGGCTCCGGCCGTCGCTATGCGCGAATCGGAGACATCATCGTTGCGACAGTCAAGGACGCGCTTCCCGGGGCGCCTGTCAAGAAGGGCGAGGTCGTCAAGGCCGTCGTCGTGCGCACGAAGAAGGAGCGCCGTCGCCCGGACGGGTCGTACATCCGCTTCGACGAGAACGCTGCGGTGCTGATCAACGACCAGATGAACCCCAGGGGGACCCGTATTTTCGGCCCCGTGGCTCGAGAACTGAGAGACAAGCGCTTTATGAAGATCATCTCGCTGGCTCCGGAGGTGCTCTAG
- the rplX gene encoding 50S ribosomal protein L24 has protein sequence MSASKIRKNDIVQVISGKDRGKQGRVVRVYPARNAVMVEGVNQVKRHERVRPAQGRSGVTGGIITKEMPVDVSNVALLCSSCSAPTRVGFDVSAEGKQRVCKKCGARI, from the coding sequence ATGTCGGCATCCAAGATCCGCAAGAACGACATCGTCCAGGTCATCTCGGGTAAGGACCGGGGCAAGCAAGGTCGCGTGGTGCGCGTGTACCCGGCACGCAACGCGGTCATGGTCGAGGGCGTCAACCAGGTGAAGCGCCATGAGCGCGTTCGCCCGGCGCAAGGACGCTCGGGCGTGACCGGCGGGATCATCACCAAGGAAATGCCCGTAGATGTTTCCAACGTTGCTCTGCTTTGTTCTTCGTGCAGCGCGCCGACTCGGGTCGGCTTCGACGTTTCCGCCGAGGGCAAGCAGCGTGTCTGTAAGAAGTGTGGGGCGAGGATCTGA
- the rpsQ gene encoding 30S ribosomal protein S17, whose amino-acid sequence MERSRRKTRVGVVVSDKMDKTVVVAVQDTFRHALYGKTQRRLTKYKAHDEANSCGVGDRVRIAETRPLSRTKRWRVAEILEKAK is encoded by the coding sequence ATGGAACGGTCACGGCGGAAGACCCGCGTGGGCGTGGTCGTGAGCGACAAGATGGATAAGACCGTCGTGGTCGCGGTTCAGGACACGTTCCGGCATGCGCTGTATGGCAAGACACAGCGGCGCTTGACGAAGTACAAGGCGCACGACGAAGCGAACTCCTGCGGCGTGGGTGATCGTGTCCGCATCGCGGAGACGCGCCCGCTCTCGCGGACGAAGCGTTGGCGCGTTGCCGAGATCCTTGAGAAGGCGAAGTAG